A single Bacteroidota bacterium DNA region contains:
- a CDS encoding GNAT family N-acetyltransferase, with translation MITIGEFKQGTEHEVSQLISSVFDEFVAPDYTEGGVNFFKEFIRPEKFMERIMKGDFILVAADEDKIVGMIEVRDNDHISLLFVDKNYQRRLIAKNLFQEALKHCRSIDPELSMFYVHASPYSIPAYHKIGFAAIGGMKEANGIFYLPMAMTLQSWPAGI, from the coding sequence ATGATAACGATTGGAGAATTCAAACAGGGAACCGAACATGAGGTTTCACAGCTTATATCTTCTGTTTTTGATGAATTTGTAGCACCGGATTATACTGAGGGCGGTGTGAATTTTTTTAAAGAGTTTATTCGCCCTGAAAAATTTATGGAGCGCATCATGAAAGGCGATTTTATTCTTGTTGCTGCGGATGAAGATAAGATTGTCGGAATGATTGAAGTGCGGGACAATGATCACATTTCTTTATTATTTGTGGATAAGAACTATCAGCGCAGGCTTATTGCAAAAAATCTTTTTCAGGAAGCGCTGAAACATTGTCGCAGCATTGACCCGGAGCTTTCAATGTTCTATGTGCACGCATCTCCGTATTCAATTCCTGCCTATCATAAAATTGGATTTGCCGCTATTGGCGGGATGAAAGAAGCGAATGGCATCTTCTATCTGCCCATGGCAATGACGCTTCAGTCATGGCCTGCAGGAATATAA